In Macaca thibetana thibetana isolate TM-01 chromosome Y, ASM2454274v1, whole genome shotgun sequence, one genomic interval encodes:
- the LOC126947178 gene encoding LOW QUALITY PROTEIN: testis-specific Y-encoded protein 2-like (The sequence of the model RefSeq protein was modified relative to this genomic sequence to represent the inferred CDS: deleted 1 base in 1 codon): protein MRPEGPPSHRLGEGQRQGSCGEGPAAQAVVSGSPKGGTVFRMESLQEGEAGAQSEQVALGEEAVLGADDIMAEVEVVAHQEADEKRQEQVQRAQPGPGPMSPESALEELLAVQVELEPVNARARKAFSQQREKMERRRKPHLDRRGAIIQSMPGFWANVIANHPQMSALITDQDEDMLSYMINLEVKEAKHPVHLCQIMLFFRSNPYFQNKVITKEYLVNVTEYRASHSTPIQWCQDYEVEAYRRRHNNSGLNFFNWFSDHNFAGSSRIAEILCKDLWRNPLQYYRRMKPPEEETEISGNAQMLG from the exons ATGCGCCCTGAGGGCCCGCCGTCCCACCGGCTG GGTGAAGGGCAGCGGCAGGGTTCCTGCGGTGAGGGTCCGGCAGCACAGGCGGTGGTCAGTGGGAGTCCGAAGGGGGGCACCGTCTTCAGGATGGAGTCTCTACAGGAGGGGGAGGCCGGGGCGCAGAGCGAGCAGGTAGCTTTGGGGGAGGAGGCGGTGCTGGGAGCGGATGACATAATggcggaggtggaggtggtggccCACCAGGAAGCCGACGAGAAGCGGCAGGAGCAGGTCCAGCGGGCACAGCCTGGCCCTGGGCCCATGAGCCCAGAGTCTGCACTGGAGGAGCTGCTGGCCGTTCAGGTGGAGCTGGAGCCGGTTAATGCCCGAGCCAGGAAGGCCTTTTCTCAGCAGAGGGAAAAGATGGAGCGGAGGCGCAAGCCCCACCTGGACCGCAGAGGCGCCATCATCCAGAGCATGCCTGGCTTCTGGGCCAATGTG ATTGCAAACCACCCTCAGATGTCGGCCCTGATCACTGACCAAGATGAAGACATGCTGAGCTACATGATCAACTTGGAG GTGAAAGAAGCGAAGCATCCCGTTCATCTCTGCCAGATCATGTTGTTCTTTCGGAGTAACCCCTACTTCCAGAATAAAGTGATTACCAAGGAATATCTCGTGAACGTCACAG AATACAGGGCTTCTCATTCCACTCCAATTCAGTGGTGTCAGGATTATGAAGTTGAGGCCTATCGCCGCAGACACAACAACAGCGGTCTTAACTTCTTCAACTGGTTTTCTGACCACAACTTCGCAGGATCCAGTAGGATTGCTGAG ATCCTATGTAAGGACCTGTGGCGCAATCCCCTGCAGTACTACAGGAGGATGAAGCCACCTGAAGAGGAAACAGAGATTTCAG GGAACGCGCAGATGTTGGGTTGA